From one Streptomyces mobaraensis genomic stretch:
- a CDS encoding PadR family transcriptional regulator yields MPPVFAHGRLRLYLLKLLDEAPRHGYEIIRLLEERFQGLYAPSAGTVYPRLAKLEAEGLVTHTTEGGRKVYAITDAGRAELGDRAGELAGLEREIQESVTALAADIQEDVRGAAGALRRELREAAGRLRDGSPGAGGQGGDAFAGMKEELRRAKEEWKEQARRAKEESRRARQEAQQARHQAREAHEHTREEVLRIKERVQEQVREHARRGDWPTGLMEGVSALAQELGALAGGRPESAPGSPTVRVERADAPEWASVDYAHSTDPARDLDRLLDRFRDEIRDAARDHGVTAGQLDECREHLAEAAMRMGGVLRR; encoded by the coding sequence ATGCCCCCCGTCTTCGCCCACGGCCGCCTCCGCCTCTACCTGCTCAAGCTGCTGGACGAGGCCCCGCGCCACGGCTACGAGATCATCCGGCTGCTGGAGGAGCGCTTCCAGGGGCTCTACGCCCCGTCCGCCGGCACCGTCTACCCGCGCCTCGCCAAGCTGGAGGCCGAGGGCCTGGTCACCCACACCACCGAGGGCGGCCGCAAGGTGTACGCGATCACCGACGCGGGCCGCGCCGAGCTCGGCGACCGGGCCGGTGAACTGGCCGGTCTTGAGCGGGAGATCCAGGAGTCCGTCACGGCCCTCGCCGCCGACATCCAGGAGGACGTCCGCGGGGCGGCCGGCGCCCTGCGCCGCGAGCTGCGCGAGGCCGCCGGCCGACTGCGCGACGGCTCCCCGGGGGCCGGCGGGCAGGGCGGCGACGCCTTCGCCGGGATGAAGGAGGAGCTGCGCCGGGCCAAGGAGGAGTGGAAGGAGCAGGCACGCCGCGCGAAGGAGGAGAGCCGGCGCGCCCGCCAGGAGGCCCAGCAGGCCCGCCACCAGGCGCGGGAGGCCCATGAGCACACCCGCGAGGAGGTGCTCCGCATCAAGGAGCGTGTCCAGGAGCAGGTCCGCGAGCACGCCCGGCGCGGCGACTGGCCTACCGGCCTCATGGAGGGCGTCAGCGCGCTCGCCCAGGAGCTCGGCGCCCTGGCCGGCGGCCGTCCCGAGTCCGCGCCCGGGTCCCCGACGGTCCGCGTCGAGCGCGCGGACGCGCCCGAGTGGGCGTCGGTGGACTACGCCCACTCCACCGACCCGGCCCGCGACCTCGACCGGCTGCTGGACCGCTTCCGCGACGAGATCCGCGACGCGGCGCGCGACCACGGGGTGACCGCGGGGCAACTCGACGAGTGCCGGGAGCACTTGGCGGAGGCGGCGATGCGGATGGGCGGGGTGCTCCGGAGGTGA
- a CDS encoding cellulase family glycosylhydrolase, whose translation MRTRRVRRPGPVVASALALLTAVAPLATPAPRAEAAPAAPAVPAVPAVPAVPAAPGDGIPPLTDDGGRTLTLRGWNLADKDHRGDRALEDITERHLRDLSARGFDFARLAVFWDDLEPRPGRYSERYLRKIERILDWAARYRVRVVIDAHQDVYGPAFGGHRGIPEWATRTDGLPYRPHPDDWFAEYYEPGVQAAFEHLYEDADLRRAQQRMWRVLAGRLAGHPAVYGYDLINEPMGRLRPGEDLPAAARRVEATQVTPMYNRLVAAIRSVDRTHRIFVEPTPVVGEGVPTSLGRVEDPAGRIVYAPHFYETSMETGADYDPAARWIERYEAAVVRYPRERRVPVVVGEWGPPDSTLPNMGRYYADALASLDRYGSGWAGWTWCYGGGYCALDREGRFQRHKEDTARPYAPAVAGGVRHTSYDPRDGVFRLEYTASAAGGGRTDLTLPPAPRGWRVTVSGPARPDTAYVRPGERGRVTVRARPGAAVGVVARRLGP comes from the coding sequence ATGCGGACGAGACGTGTGCGCCGCCCGGGGCCCGTCGTGGCCTCGGCGCTCGCGCTGCTGACAGCTGTCGCACCACTCGCCACTCCTGCGCCGAGGGCCGAAGCCGCCCCGGCGGCCCCGGCGGTCCCGGCGGTCCCGGCGGTCCCGGCGGTCCCGGCCGCGCCGGGTGACGGGATCCCCCCGCTGACCGACGACGGCGGGCGGACCCTCACCCTCCGCGGCTGGAACCTCGCCGACAAGGACCACCGGGGCGACCGCGCCCTGGAGGACATCACCGAGCGCCACCTCCGGGACCTGTCGGCCCGCGGCTTCGACTTCGCCCGGCTCGCGGTGTTCTGGGACGATCTCGAACCCCGGCCCGGCCGCTACAGCGAGCGCTACCTGCGGAAGATCGAACGGATCCTGGACTGGGCGGCCCGGTACCGCGTCAGGGTCGTGATCGACGCCCACCAGGACGTCTACGGGCCCGCGTTCGGCGGCCACCGGGGCATCCCCGAGTGGGCCACCCGCACCGACGGCCTGCCCTACCGGCCGCATCCGGACGACTGGTTCGCCGAGTACTACGAACCCGGTGTGCAGGCCGCGTTCGAGCACCTCTACGAGGACGCGGACCTGCGGCGGGCCCAGCAGCGGATGTGGCGGGTGCTGGCCGGCCGGCTGGCCGGACACCCCGCCGTGTACGGCTACGACCTGATCAACGAGCCGATGGGCCGGCTGCGTCCGGGCGAGGACCTGCCCGCCGCCGCCCGCCGGGTGGAGGCCACCCAGGTCACCCCCATGTACAACCGCCTCGTGGCGGCGATCCGTTCCGTCGACCGCACGCACCGGATCTTCGTCGAGCCGACGCCCGTCGTGGGCGAGGGCGTCCCGACCTCCCTCGGCCGCGTCGAGGACCCGGCCGGCCGGATCGTCTACGCGCCGCACTTCTACGAGACCTCCATGGAGACCGGCGCCGACTACGACCCGGCGGCCCGCTGGATCGAGCGCTACGAGGCCGCCGTCGTCCGCTACCCGCGCGAGCGGCGGGTCCCCGTCGTGGTGGGCGAGTGGGGGCCGCCCGACAGCACTCTGCCGAACATGGGCCGCTACTACGCGGACGCGCTCGCCTCCCTGGACCGCTACGGCTCCGGCTGGGCGGGCTGGACCTGGTGCTACGGCGGCGGCTACTGCGCCCTGGACCGTGAGGGCCGCTTCCAGCGGCACAAGGAGGACACGGCCCGGCCGTACGCGCCGGCCGTGGCGGGCGGCGTACGGCACACGTCGTACGACCCCCGGGACGGCGTCTTCCGGCTGGAATACACCGCCTCGGCGGCGGGCGGCGGCCGGACGGACCTGACCCTGCCGCCGGCCCCGCGCGGCTGGCGCGTCACGGTCTCCGGGCCGGCCCGCCCGGACACGGCGTACGTCCGCCCCGGCGAACGCGGACGGGTGACGGTCCGCGCCCGGCCGGGGGCGGCGGTCGGGGTGGTGGCGCGGCGGCTCGGACCCTGA
- a CDS encoding zinc-binding dehydrogenase, whose amino-acid sequence MFAAYAARIDRDQPLNGLRLGERPEPAARPGWTTVTVKAASLNHHDLWTLRGVGIKEDAFPMILGCDAAGIDEDGNEVVVHSVIGQTGHGVGPDEPRSLLTERYQGTFAERVTVPAWNLLPKPKELSFEEATCLPTAWLTAYRMLFTNANVRPGQSVLVQGAGGGVATAAIVLGAAAGLRVFATSRDEAKRRRAVELGAEDAFEPGARLPHRVDAVIETVGAATWSHSVKSLKPGGTLVISGATSGPNPSAVELTRVFFLELRIVGSTMGSKEELADLLAFCAATGVRPVIDSVLPLDRAREGLERMAEGELFGKVVLTV is encoded by the coding sequence ATGTTCGCCGCCTACGCCGCACGCATCGACCGGGACCAGCCGCTGAACGGGCTTCGACTGGGCGAACGCCCCGAGCCCGCCGCACGCCCCGGCTGGACGACCGTCACCGTCAAGGCCGCCTCCCTCAACCACCACGACCTGTGGACCCTGCGCGGGGTGGGGATCAAGGAGGACGCCTTCCCGATGATCCTCGGCTGCGACGCCGCCGGGATCGACGAGGACGGGAACGAGGTCGTCGTCCACTCCGTCATCGGCCAGACCGGCCACGGGGTGGGCCCGGACGAGCCGCGCTCGCTGCTCACCGAGCGCTACCAGGGCACGTTCGCCGAGCGGGTCACCGTCCCGGCCTGGAACCTGCTGCCGAAGCCGAAGGAGCTGTCCTTCGAGGAGGCCACCTGTCTGCCGACGGCCTGGCTGACCGCCTACCGGATGCTGTTCACCAACGCGAACGTCCGTCCCGGCCAGAGCGTCCTGGTGCAGGGCGCCGGGGGCGGCGTGGCCACCGCCGCGATCGTGCTGGGCGCGGCGGCGGGCCTGCGGGTCTTCGCGACCAGCCGGGACGAGGCCAAGCGGCGGCGCGCCGTCGAGCTGGGCGCGGAGGACGCGTTCGAGCCGGGCGCCCGGCTGCCGCACCGGGTGGACGCGGTCATCGAGACCGTCGGCGCCGCGACCTGGTCGCACTCGGTCAAATCCCTTAAGCCGGGCGGCACGCTCGTGATCTCCGGCGCCACGAGCGGTCCGAACCCGTCGGCCGTGGAGCTGACCCGGGTCTTCTTCCTGGAGCTGAGGATCGTCGGCTCGACCATGGGCAGCAAGGAGGAGCTGGCGGACCTGCTGGCCTTCTGCGCGGCCACCGGCGTCCGGCCGGTGATCGACTCCGTGCTGCCGCTGGACCGGGCGCGCGAGGGGCTCGAAAGGATGGCCGAGGGCGAGCTGTTCGGGAAGGTCGTCCTGACGGTATGA
- a CDS encoding DUF4097 family beta strand repeat-containing protein, with protein sequence MPTPPEWSLTAPENLTFEEPVTSLEVRLANGAVNVVGTDTGPARLELSAHAGAPLLVTHKDGALTVGYEDLAWKNILSRIAHGLRHRSVTVTLAVPTGTRVKVGVVGAHAVVSGVSGATDVRGVTGNATLVGLTGPVRAETVSGDVEAQSLSGTLRHNSVSGDLTLVDCRSETVKSDTVTGGIVIDLAEPAAAVPGPAPTLELSTVSGDVALRLPGSTDAVVEAGTATGAVSHAFGELRQSGEWAGRRLTGRLGQGTGLVRVTSVSGAVTVLRRPPAADAFTDVFAEGPDAPDAPADAPAQGKVL encoded by the coding sequence ATGCCCACCCCGCCGGAGTGGTCGCTGACCGCACCCGAGAACCTGACCTTCGAGGAGCCGGTCACCTCCTTGGAGGTGCGCCTCGCGAACGGGGCCGTCAACGTCGTCGGCACCGACACGGGGCCCGCCCGCCTGGAGCTCTCCGCGCACGCGGGGGCGCCCCTCCTTGTCACCCACAAGGATGGAGCGCTGACCGTCGGATACGAGGATCTCGCCTGGAAGAACATCCTCAGCCGGATCGCCCACGGCCTCCGCCACCGCTCGGTCACGGTCACGCTGGCCGTGCCCACCGGCACCCGCGTCAAGGTGGGTGTCGTCGGGGCGCACGCCGTCGTCTCGGGCGTCTCCGGCGCCACGGACGTCCGCGGCGTCACCGGGAACGCCACGCTGGTGGGTCTGACCGGCCCGGTCAGGGCCGAGACGGTCTCCGGCGACGTGGAGGCCCAGTCGCTCTCCGGGACGCTGCGCCACAACTCCGTCTCCGGCGACCTCACCCTCGTCGACTGCCGGAGCGAGACGGTGAAGTCGGATACGGTCACCGGCGGCATCGTCATCGACCTCGCCGAGCCCGCCGCGGCCGTCCCCGGCCCGGCGCCCACCCTGGAACTCAGCACCGTCTCCGGCGACGTCGCCCTGCGCCTGCCGGGCTCGACGGACGCCGTCGTGGAGGCGGGCACCGCCACCGGCGCCGTCTCCCACGCGTTCGGCGAGCTCCGGCAGTCCGGCGAGTGGGCCGGCCGGCGCCTCACCGGCCGGCTGGGCCAGGGCACCGGCCTGGTGCGGGTCACCAGTGTCTCGGGGGCCGTCACCGTCCTCCGCCGGCCCCCGGCCGCCGACGCCTTCACCGACGTCTTCGCCGAAGGCCCCGACGCGCCCGACGCGCCCGCCGACGCCCCCGCTCAGGGAAAGGTCCTCTGA
- a CDS encoding NAD(P)-dependent malic enzyme, whose translation MAAEIVNPLSGSGAEEGARDEPFDPAFALHRGGKMAVRATVPVRDKDDLSLAYTPGVAKVCTAIAEQPELVHDYTWKSQVVAVVTDGSAVLGLGDIGPEASLPVMEGKAILFKQFGGVDAVPIALDCREVDELVETVVRLAPSFGGVNLEDISAPRCFEVERRLQERLDIPVFHDDQHGTAVVTLAALRNAAKLTGRTLGDLRAVISGAGAAGVAIARILVEAGIGDVAVCDRKGIVSRDRADLTDVKRELAGFTNKAGLAGPLESALDGADVFIGVSGGTVPEAAVAKMADNALIFAMANPTPEIHPDVAHKYAAVVATGRSDYPNQINNVLAFPGIFAGALQVRASRITEGMKLAAADALAAVVAGELSAECVIPSPFDERVAPAVTAAVAAAARADGVARR comes from the coding sequence GTGGCAGCGGAGATCGTCAATCCTCTCAGCGGGAGCGGTGCGGAGGAGGGTGCTCGGGACGAGCCCTTCGATCCGGCCTTCGCGCTGCACCGCGGTGGCAAGATGGCGGTGCGGGCGACCGTGCCCGTGCGGGACAAGGACGACCTGTCCCTCGCCTACACACCGGGCGTCGCCAAGGTGTGCACCGCGATCGCGGAACAGCCCGAACTCGTCCACGACTACACCTGGAAGTCCCAGGTCGTCGCGGTGGTCACGGACGGCAGCGCCGTCCTCGGCCTCGGGGACATCGGCCCCGAGGCGTCCCTGCCCGTGATGGAGGGCAAGGCCATCCTCTTCAAGCAGTTCGGCGGCGTGGACGCGGTGCCGATCGCGCTCGACTGCCGCGAGGTGGACGAGCTCGTCGAGACCGTCGTCCGCCTCGCGCCGTCCTTCGGCGGCGTCAACCTGGAGGACATCTCCGCTCCCCGCTGCTTCGAGGTCGAGCGGCGCCTGCAGGAGCGGCTCGACATCCCCGTCTTCCACGACGACCAGCACGGCACCGCCGTCGTCACCCTGGCCGCCCTTCGCAACGCCGCGAAGCTCACCGGCCGCACCCTCGGCGACCTGCGCGCCGTCATCTCCGGCGCCGGCGCCGCCGGCGTCGCCATCGCGCGCATCCTGGTCGAGGCGGGCATCGGCGACGTGGCCGTGTGCGACCGCAAGGGCATCGTCTCCCGCGACCGCGCCGACCTGACGGACGTCAAGCGGGAACTGGCCGGGTTCACCAACAAGGCCGGGCTCGCCGGGCCCCTGGAGTCCGCCCTCGACGGCGCGGACGTCTTCATCGGCGTCTCCGGCGGCACGGTCCCCGAGGCGGCGGTCGCGAAGATGGCCGACAACGCGCTGATCTTCGCGATGGCCAACCCCACCCCGGAGATCCACCCGGACGTCGCCCACAAGTACGCGGCCGTGGTGGCCACCGGCCGCAGCGACTACCCCAACCAGATCAACAACGTGCTCGCCTTCCCCGGCATCTTCGCCGGCGCCCTCCAGGTGCGGGCGTCCCGGATCACCGAGGGCATGAAGCTGGCGGCGGCTGACGCCTTGGCTGCTGTCGTCGCTGGTGAGCTGAGCGCGGAGTGCGTGATTCCGTCGCCGTTCGACGAGCGGGTCGCTCCGGCGGTGACGGCCGCTGTGGCCGCGGCGGCGCGGGCGGACGGGGTCGCGCGGCGGTAG